A stretch of Ciconia boyciana chromosome 18, ASM3463844v1, whole genome shotgun sequence DNA encodes these proteins:
- the GFI1B gene encoding zinc finger protein Gfi-1b, which yields MPRSFLVKSKKAHTYHQHRFVEDDLPVLTWNPITSPFTAIGDKTPEDIKKQDLECVVPKQEKDPSELKEESVPVQYLSRMLPGPSAQEMTIPGLQIKDCINTTSTPTFYKSGFSWDAFHLPYSYRQMSSTMQSALLDHPVSLYGSHLLPSSEPPLDYSMHYSSDMETYHCMKCNKVFSTPHGLEVHVRRSHSGTRPFACEVCGKTFGHAVSLEQHTNIHSQERSFECKMCGKTFKRSSTLSTHLLIHSDTRPYPCQYCGKRFHQKSDMKKHTYIHTGEKPHKCQVCGKAFSQSSNLITHSRKHTGFKPFSCELCAKGFQRKVDLRRHRETQHSLK from the exons ATGCCACGTTCCTTTTTGGTGAAGAGCAAAAAGGCTCATACCTATCATCAACACCGCTTTGTGGAAGATGACCTGCCTGTACTCACGTGGAATCCAATAACCTCTCCCTTCACTG CCATAGGAGACAAGACACCGGAGGACATCAAGAAACAGGACCTAGAATGTGTGGttccaaaacaagaaaaggacccatctgaactgaaagaagaaagtgtcCCTGTCCAGTACCTGAGCAGGATGCTGCCAGGCCCTTCAGCTCAAG AGATGACCATCCCAGGTCTGCAGATCAAAGACTGCATTAACACGACAAGCACCCCTACCTTCTACAAATCCGGCTTTTCTTGGGATGCTTTCCATTTGCCATACAGCTACCGACAGATGTCTTCCACCATGCAGTCAGCCCTCTTGGACCACCCAGTTAGCCTGTACGGAAGCCACCTCCTGCCAAGCAGCGAGCCCCCTCTGGATTACAGCATGCATTACTCCTCGGACATGGAGACCTACCACTGTATGAAGTGCAACAAG gtaTTCTCCACTCCCCATGGACTGGAGGTCCATGTCCGAAGGTCTCATAGTGGGACCCGTCCCTTTGCTTGTGAAGTATGTGGCAAAACCTTTGGACATGCTGTAAGCCTGGAGCAGCACACCAATATTCACTCCCAG GAAAGAAGTTTTGAGTGCAAGATGTGTGGGAAGACATTCAAACGTTCCTCCACCCTCTCCACTCATCTACTGATCCATTCAGACACACGGCCCTATCCCTGCCAATACTGTGGCAAGCGCTTCCACCAGAAGTCGGATATGAAGAAACACACTTACATCCACACCG gGGAGAAGCCCCACAAATGCCAGGTATGTGGCAAAGCCTTCAGCCAGAGCTCCAACCTCATCACTCACAGCCGCAAGCACACTGGCTTCAAGCCCTTCAGCTGTGAGCTCTGTGCCAAGGGCTTCCAGCGCAAGGTGGATCTACGGAGGCACCGAGAGACCCAACACAGTCTCAAGTGA